The Nitrospiraceae bacterium genomic interval TATGCGACCGACGGTGATCGGGCCGTTGGAGTGTGATCTCACCGTTGATCCGGCTTGTCTATAAGAGTGTTGATCTCAAGAAAGTCTCAACAGGATTTACGGGAGACTTTCCTGTAGGAGGACCCTTGCGCCAGACCACGTAATGATTCCAACCTTACAATGGAAGCTGTTGAATCATACGCAATAGAAAGGAGCTCACCGATGAGAGAGAACACGATTATACGGAGGGGCGTCGCCCTCGCCGTGATTACGTCGTTCATGAGCGTGACGACGGCGTGTTATGGCCCCTTCAATCTGACCAGAAATGTCTATCATTGGAACAGCGAAATCAAAGGCAGCGGCGAGGTGAATGAAAAATGGATGAAAGAATTTGTGTTCTTCGGGATGATCATCATCCCGGTCTACATGATCTCCGCGCTGCTCGATGCCTTTATTTTCAACTCCCTCCAGTTTTGGACGGGGAACAATCCGGTCAAGATAAGCCGTGGACCGGATGGACAGATTGAAGCAGTCCAATTCCGAGACCAGACCATTCACGTGGCATGGTCAGACGATCACCGGTCAGCAGCAGTGACCTATCGGCAGGATGGGCAGGTCATCAAGACCGCCCTGATCGTGGAGGATGGCAATGGGTACAGACTCACAGAGGGAAGCGGACAGTCACTCTACCGAACCGAAGAAGCGGTCGATGGAGGACTGAACATCGTGGATGGCGAGTGCCGCCTCGTGGACCATGTGTCCTTCGACCGACTCCAGCAGGCATCGATCGACTTGGCACGGTCACTCTAGGCCCCTCTGGTAGCTTAGCATCCTTGCATCTGTCGTGCTTTCCCTCGCGATACACCGATTTGTTGACTCGACGCTTGCGCCTTTATCCGTCTCCCTCCTACAATCGGCCTACCTGCGAGCCGCTCATGCCCTTCACGATTCGCCCCCTCTCAACGAATACAATGATTATGAAGCAATCGATTTTTCTTCTATGCCTGTTCTTTCAAGGCTGTGCCCAGGCAAGACACATGATTAATGTGCCTGACATCAACAAATCCGACTCTGTCGTCGTAAGAGATCTCAGACCTGCCAATGAGAAAGAGAGCGAAACGTTTAGCTTCCTGATTTCCAGTGACGCATTTGGAATTTTCCGGAAAGGTGACGGCGTACTCATCCCTCCGGCAACCCGTCTCCTTCAACACCGGGCGTTTGAGAAATTTTGCTCAATTCAACAGCCATGGGAACTTACCATTCACCACCTGGTTGTTTACTTGAATGCAAAATCTGCCTTAAGACGGAGTGCAGTGAACAGTGGCTTGGAGGAGATGATTGGCGCTCCGGCAGTTGCAGCCACTACAACTCATACCCTAACCCTCATCTCGACACTTGTCGATCGACAGGCATTTGAATCTCTCGCCCAAGCAGAATATAAAAGGGCGCTCTATACAGACACTGATAATATCGACGACCCAAGTGTCTATGTTGTCTATATAGATGCTGCAATCACTGGGAAGCGAGTGTTCGTAAAAACATTGACTCCGGCAACCGGCGGGGACAGTCAGAATCCCCTTGCTGATGCAGTAGAGTTCACCATCCCATATTACCTCTCGCAGTATTAACGAGATAGGGGTTTATTGTGTGATTGATCTGCCCCTCCTTTAATCTCGATGACATCCTTATCGTCGTCCCGAAGATCAGTGGCGTCGACGTGGTTACTGTATGCCCTGGGTCTTGGCACCACATCACCTTTAACCCAGCCCTGGTACCTCCCGTGGCCAAAAGGGTGACTGCTCAATCTAACGATGTGGCATGGTCGGTCTAACACCTCTGTCGACCTTCCTGGCAAGGAGGTAAATGGGACTCACAGGTCACAGCCCCTCCCCACTGAGCCGAGGAGCAGAAGTCCGCTGGCCATTCGCTGTTTTGGTTTCTGAAGTGAGGTCCGGTGTTCAGAGGTTGCGACTAGCTTACAGAAAGACTGACAGGATGGCCCTCCCTGGCCCTCTCTCATCCACCCTCGCATGTTGACGATTCAATTCCTTCAGCTGCTTATCTGTCGAATCAGTGGGTCTCATAACCAGCGGGGGGTTCGATCCGGGTGTCTTGTCCCCACGCCAGACAGGCCTTAGTTCACAGAAGTGATGTGTAGGCCGCTTGGAGTCGGCGGCGGAGTTCCCTGCGGAGGAGTAACAGATGGTGGTGTGGGAGTTGTCGTGACAATGAACGTCACCGGCACGGTGACCGAAGAGCCTCCGGTGGCACTGAGCGTGATAGTGCCATTGTAGGTTCCGACGGCTGTGGTGCCAGTCACCACATTCGCGGTCACAACTCCATTGCCTGTGCCCGAAGCCCGACTGAGCGTCAACCAGGCGGCATTGTCGCTGGCGGTCCAGCTGAGCGTGCCGCCCCCCGTGTTGCTGATGCTCAAGGTCTGGGCCGTGGGGTTGGCGCCGCCCTGTGTCGCCGTGAAGGTGAGGTTCGTCGGACTCACCCCGATGGCCGGTGGCACGGGGGCTGTTGCGACGGTGAGCGTCACCGGTACGGTGACCGAGGAGGCCCCGGTGGCATTCATGCTCACAATGCCGCTATAGCTCCCCGCCGTTAAGGAGCCAGTGGTCACACTCAGCATCATGGTTCCGTTCCCAGTCCCCGAGGCCGGACTGAGCGTCAACCAGGCGGCATTGTCGCTGGCGGTCCAGTTGAGTGTGCCGGTCCCTGTGTTGCTAATGTTCAAGGTCTGAGTCGCGGGGTTGGCCCCACCCTGTGTCGCAGTGAAGGAGAGGCTCGTCGGACTCACCCCGATGACCGGTAGCACGACTGGAGGAGCCCCGGCAGGTGTGAAGATCGCGAGGTTGCTCTCGCTTGACTCAAGGTTGGACGAATTATAGGCCGTGATGAAATAGTACTCCCTGGCTGCCGGCGTCCCGATAGAGAAACTTGTCACCGTTCCCAATGTGACGAGAAGAGACGCCGTGCCAGACGTTAGGGTGCAGGGCAGCTGACTGCATTGATAGACGCGATATCCTACCAAGTTCGGTGCAGGGTCGGGATCCCACGTCAACGTAGCGCCCCACGCAGTACTAGACCACAACACAAGGGCAGCAGCGATGGCTCTTACCCAGTTCAGGCGGATACTCATCGTGTTTCTCCGGTATTAATCACACCCTTCCCTGAGAAGCCAATTTCTCACGCGCAAAAAATCTATATCTGATAGCTCAATTGACTAAGCCACATTAGGAGAGATCGAAAAAGGGGGAACAATTCACCCCTTCTTATCGTAATTATGCAAGGTGCGTGCCGTCGTAAGAGGAGGAGGCAAAGATAAAAATACTCGGAAGATCATCCCCAGAGAAGAGAGGACCGGCTGTGACGTGGTGGAAGAGTGTAGGCGGTGAAAGAACATCCATCTGCAAGCGTTATATTTTTCAATGAATACACGATGTAGGCGTTTGCCTACATAAGCAACAGTGCGGAGAATACTCGAACGCGGTGACTCAAGACCTCTTTCACTCACAATGCAGGCACAACAGTCGATTCCGATGTTTAAACGCGACGTCCCACGAAACAATGGCATTTGTGGAACCTCAAAGCAATGCAACCAGGTGCAGACAATTCGCATTTGTTTGCAGGGCCAATTCGACTGTGAGGAACAGCGCATCAACTCCCTGCTAGAAGCGAGGTCGGCTCAGCAGAAGAGGTGACCATTCAATGGTTCTGTACCTCCCCATCAACTGGCAGACAGAGATTGGGGGAGTCATCGCATCGCCACGATGACTGGCATATTTGCATAAACTCCAAATTAGGCCACCAGCGCAACTCTACGGACTTTGAGCAGCTGCGTTACCATGATCTTACACACGCTTCGCCTGTCGCTGCACCTGCAGCGATACCTGGATGGGCGCGGTCATTTAAAGCTGAAATCGGTTCACCACGAACAGCTTTCGTTTAGGCTGATAAATAAAAGGAATCAGGTTGATACAGTCACACTGCTGCCCTGCCAGCTGGTAACTGCCCGTTCAGTTCGCGGTGGATAAGAAATACATCCATTTCTTATCCCCTCCTTTTGAGTGATTGGATTCGAGCCAATAGTCCGGGAGGCTCGAGGCCTCACCAAGAGGTGTCCATGTTCAAAGAATTTCCTCCCGGGATGAGTACGCTCACGGTTGTGTGCCTGGCCTCTGCCTTAGCGGTAGGGGCTGGTGAGCGTGGAGAAGCAGCGGGTTTTACCCTGGGCAATGTGAAATCAGCAATCGTGGTCACTTCAGAAGTCACTCGCATCTCGATGACTCGGCCTGCTCCGCTTCCTCCTGGGCTCACCTATTGCGATGGTGAACCCTGTGCCTCAGCACCGCCATTGGTAATTTATATCTGCCCATACAACGAACCGACGTGCACCCCGACGCGGAACACGACGATCATCCCGCAAGTTGATGGCAGAACCATTAGCGGCCTCTCCCTTTTGATCTTCGCACCCACCCACACAAATCTTTAGTTAACTTCGGGAAGCGGAACACTTCGTTCTTCGACCGTGTGGGACTTAGGTTCAAAGATTATCCTCGGCTCATCGGAGCAGAACGGTCAGATCAGCTATAACGCCATAGTTCCTGTCTGGGATGGAACGACGACTCTCAGCTTTGAGAGCACCATTCTCAGCTCCACACATCTCGATAGCGTCTTCTACCGTCATACCGGTTATGAGACCGGCACGGCAGCGATCGATCTCCATGCCCTTGGGCAAAAGGTCATCACGGCTGAACAGGCAACGGCCGGTTTGACACTGGATCACGTTACGGCGTTTTATTTTCCTCCCGAATTGAATAAAGGTGGGCTCGGCGAGGGCAACTTCTCGTATGGAAATGGAATCGTTGGCATCAATTATGGGAGCCCTTCAGGCGTAGCTCGCAAGGGAGGCATTGTGAATGGTGCTATCCCCTTGTTTGCCCATGAATACGCGCACGAACTGTTCGATGAGATCAAATCTATGTTCTTGGGTGACTACTCGTGCTTGAACGAGGGCATTGCCGACGCATTAGCCTTCTCTGTCGGCTTCATTCCCGAAGAAATCTTAGGTCCCGTTGCAAGCGACAAGTCCAGTTTTGATTCTGATTGTTCTGCCCTCAGTGAACTACATGATGTGGGG includes:
- a CDS encoding DUF3332 family protein, producing the protein MRENTIIRRGVALAVITSFMSVTTACYGPFNLTRNVYHWNSEIKGSGEVNEKWMKEFVFFGMIIIPVYMISALLDAFIFNSLQFWTGNNPVKISRGPDGQIEAVQFRDQTIHVAWSDDHRSAAVTYRQDGQVIKTALIVEDGNGYRLTEGSGQSLYRTEEAVDGGLNIVDGECRLVDHVSFDRLQQASIDLARSL